From Brassica rapa cultivar Chiifu-401-42 chromosome A06, CAAS_Brap_v3.01, whole genome shotgun sequence:
GGAGTAcaatagaaaataatttattatatgtcTTCTTTCAAAAGTAACAAATGAAATCTAACTTTTTGGAATTATATTTGTTCTACTCGTAAATGTCTTCTAGTGGCTTTTTTCCTTTTCATGTTGTCAATCTCTGTGGCGTGTTCCTGTTCATCTAAATATTTGCTTTCGTTTTATTCTGAATCATATTTCATTTCTGCctttttttacaaattattattattatatatttttaacaaattatttttctaatgGAATTTTGTAGAATAAGCAAAAGCAAACCCTGAGAAGATGTCTTCATCGTACAACAACACAATTTCATCATCCTCCACTCAGTCTTTCCCAATCTTAGCCATCGGAGCAAACAACTTTAACCGTGAAGAGACGGCGATGACAATGAATCAACGGCCCAACTCCGTTTCTCCACCACCCAGGAGACTAAGAAACAAACCAGGAAACCCAAGTAAATACCTCTTATTAACATATGCTGTTATAAATGAAGTGTTCCAAATAACCTTTAACTcttatcatcatatgttattataaATGAAGTGTTCCAAGAAAACCTTTGAGTTAATTCATTTTTTGTAGTTATTATCGATAATATAAGTATTAATATTATCATCATTTGActagattatattttatattgttagaTTTTTCTTACAAGAAGATTACGTCTATTCAATTACTTATACATCATTGTCTCTTGGCTAATGGGTCTTGTTGTGGTGATTCATAAGGTCCAGATGCTGAAGTGATAGCCTTGTCTCCAGAGGAGATAATGGCGACTAACAGGTTCCAATGTGAAGTATGCCAAAAAGGATTTCAAAGAGAGCAGAATCTCCAGCTTCACAGGAGAGGACACAACCTTCCATTTAACCTGAAACAAAAGTCTGACGAACAAGTAAGGAGGAAGGTGTATGTTTGTCCGGAGCCCACGTGCGTCTACCATGATCCGTCACGTGCTCTCGGAGACCTCACAGGAATCAAGAAGCATTATTACCGGAAGCACGGTGATGAGAAGAAGTTTAAATGCGAGAAATGCAATAAGTTTTACGCTGTAGAATCTGATTGCAAAGCCCACTTTAAGAATTGTGGCACCAAAGAGTATCGATGTGTTTGTGGTACCAAATTCTCAAGGTAAACTATATAACGTCTTTCTTGGTTCCAttctataatcttttttttttccttttcatagTTTTGTTCATATTATGAATCATATTGAATAAGAATCGGTTATACTATAAGTGTGATATAAACATTAAAAACGTGTTGGTTAAGCCATACATGTTAATAGTCTATAGCCATTAACATTTGTCATtccaaattcaaatttttttttatacggTGAATTGATAATACTGAGCTTATCTTAATTACATTTTTTGGGGGGTGTTATTGCAGAAGCGACAGTTACGAGACGCATAGGGCATTCTGTGAGGCATTAGCACAAGAGTCAGCAGGAAACCCTAACTTGAGCTTCACGGAAATGTTAGCAGCCGCTGGTGGAAGTGATGGCAGTAGCAGACATGGATTATACGGCGGTGCTTCTTCTGGCCTCTCTCACAACCATTTTGGTGACAACTCAAACTCTGGTTTTGCCCCTCCAGCCGCAGGTTTTAATCTGAACCGTTCATCGTCCCCAAAGTTTGAAGACTTTTTTCCTCAGTCCACAAACCCTAACCATGGCCCTACTACTAATTTCCCCATGCAATACCCTTCGAACCAAGGACTATTGGCACGGAACGACCAGAATCTCATGAACCAGCACGGTCTcatcaacagcaacaacaacaataacaacttGTTCAATCCCGGATACTTTCAAGCCAACACTCAGAACCTCTCTGATCAGACAGGTGGTCCTCCTCTTTTCCACCATGCTGACAACAACGTTCCTTCTGCTCTGCTTAGAGGGTCAAGTATGGCCGCTAATAACTTTGGAGGCAGTGGTAATGCAAACTCTCAAGGTCAAATGAACTCTCTTGCTGCGACAAGTGGTCATCAAGGCCGGCCCGGTAGCAGCATTTTCGACCATCGTTTGGGAAACAATCTAAGCATCGGAGGCCCTGATAGGCGGACTTTGGACTTTCTTGGCGTTAACGGTCGTGGTGGCCGTAATGAACCTCCTTTGGACCTTGACATGAAGTTTTCAGATCCAAATAATCCATTCGGAAATGTTTGAGAAGATCGTACACCTCCTATGTTCTTGCTTTGCTCCTTggagattttatttttaagcctttataattatctattaattaaaaaaatatctataagtaaagaaaaaaaatatctatgagaaaaaaaaactatatataactatttcTTTAAATTGTTACTAATGATGTAATGGAAATCTCGAACCAAAGTTTCTTTGGTAAAATTTGGTTTCTTCAACCTGTTGAGTCAATCCccgttaatatatatttttattggaaaataactatattatttGCTCTTATTCTACGCCAACAAAAACAAACAGTGGTCAAGATTAGATCCTGCTA
This genomic window contains:
- the LOC103872256 gene encoding protein indeterminate-domain 6, chloroplastic; amino-acid sequence: MSSSYNNTISSSSTQSFPILAIGANNFNREETAMTMNQRPNSVSPPPRRLRNKPGNPSPDAEVIALSPEEIMATNRFQCEVCQKGFQREQNLQLHRRGHNLPFNLKQKSDEQVRRKVYVCPEPTCVYHDPSRALGDLTGIKKHYYRKHGDEKKFKCEKCNKFYAVESDCKAHFKNCGTKEYRCVCGTKFSRSDSYETHRAFCEALAQESAGNPNLSFTEMLAAAGGSDGSSRHGLYGGASSGLSHNHFGDNSNSGFAPPAAGFNLNRSSSPKFEDFFPQSTNPNHGPTTNFPMQYPSNQGLLARNDQNLMNQHGLINSNNNNNNLFNPGYFQANTQNLSDQTGGPPLFHHADNNVPSALLRGSSMAANNFGGSGNANSQGQMNSLAATSGHQGRPGSSIFDHRLGNNLSIGGPDRRTLDFLGVNGRGGRNEPPLDLDMKFSDPNNPFGNV